Proteins co-encoded in one Actinomadura luteofluorescens genomic window:
- a CDS encoding response regulator, with amino-acid sequence MNTVPHAGRVLVVDDDPTVAEVVTRYLARDGHEVVCVADGRSALRSALDQPPDLVVLDLMLPGMDGLEVCRRLRETSTVPIVMLTALGAETDRLVGLETGADDYVTKPFSPRELALRVRSVLRRARGALVPTGPSGPLRDGDLVVDVSAHEAELRGERLALTSREFDLLAFLLRHPRQAFTRDELLERVWDWTFGDSSTVTVHVRRLREKIEDDPTAPRRIVTVWGVGYRYESAGS; translated from the coding sequence GTGAACACCGTCCCCCACGCCGGCCGCGTCCTGGTGGTCGACGACGACCCGACGGTGGCCGAGGTCGTCACCCGCTACCTGGCCCGCGACGGACACGAGGTCGTGTGCGTCGCCGACGGGCGCAGCGCCCTGCGCAGCGCGCTCGACCAGCCGCCCGACCTCGTCGTCCTCGACCTCATGCTGCCCGGGATGGACGGGCTCGAGGTGTGCCGGCGGCTCCGCGAGACCTCGACCGTCCCGATCGTGATGCTGACGGCGCTCGGCGCGGAGACCGACCGGCTCGTCGGGCTGGAGACCGGCGCCGACGACTACGTGACGAAGCCGTTCAGCCCGCGCGAGCTGGCGCTGCGCGTCCGGTCGGTGCTGCGGCGGGCGCGGGGCGCGCTCGTCCCGACCGGCCCGTCCGGCCCCCTGCGCGACGGCGACCTCGTCGTGGACGTCAGCGCGCACGAGGCGGAACTGCGCGGCGAGCGGCTCGCCCTCACCTCCCGCGAGTTCGACCTCCTGGCGTTCCTGCTGCGCCACCCGCGGCAGGCCTTCACCCGCGACGAGCTGCTCGAACGCGTGTGGGACTGGACGTTCGGCGACTCCTCCACGGTGACCGTCCACGTCCGGCGGCTGCGCGAGAAGATCGAGGACGATCCGACCGCCCCGCGCCGCATCGTCACCGTGTGGGGCGTCGGCTACCGCTACGAGAGCGCCGGCTCATGA
- a CDS encoding long-chain-fatty-acid--CoA ligase, which yields MPGLDGVLRERALAYPDRVAYIAGDTEISYRDFDRRVDRVAAALAAAGLGPGDRVAVLDKNSLEYAELLFGAARIGAAQVPVNYRLAPDEVAYIVNNAQAKVFVVGPEFLPVLDAIAGKLEHTELTVVVSGAGHAHQDYAAWIDAAPAEPPAYEPDNGDVFVQLYSSGTTGLPKGVMLTHDNFLAALAVTNDVWNIDETSVLMIAMPMYHVAGNVLTVSAVYNGLTGVVTREPDPTAIARGIERHRVTHIFLVPVLLQFMPLIPEVTAADMSSLRLMLYGASPISEDVLRTAMAMLPTTEFRQVYGLTEVTGAITSLPPEDHDPDGPNAHRLRSAGLPNDTTELRIVDPATGEELPTGRVGEIICRTPQNMKGYWGMPDATASALSEDNWFRTGDAGYLDEDGYLYIHDRVKDMIISGGENIYPAEVENVLMGHPAVSDCAVIGVPDERWGETPKAIVVASEDASDQDIIDYCRERLAHFKCPTSVERRDAIPRNPTGKILKRDLRAPYWQDTDRGVH from the coding sequence GTGCCAGGTCTTGACGGAGTGCTGCGCGAACGAGCGCTCGCCTATCCCGATCGTGTCGCGTACATCGCTGGCGACACCGAGATCTCCTACCGCGACTTCGACCGGCGCGTGGACCGGGTGGCCGCGGCCCTCGCCGCGGCCGGGCTAGGTCCCGGCGACCGCGTCGCGGTCCTCGACAAGAACTCCCTCGAATACGCCGAACTGCTCTTCGGCGCGGCCCGGATCGGCGCCGCGCAGGTCCCGGTGAACTACCGGCTGGCGCCCGACGAGGTCGCCTACATCGTCAACAACGCGCAGGCGAAGGTCTTCGTCGTCGGCCCCGAGTTCCTCCCCGTCCTCGACGCGATCGCCGGCAAGCTCGAACACACCGAGCTGACGGTCGTCGTCTCCGGCGCCGGCCACGCCCACCAGGACTACGCCGCCTGGATCGACGCCGCCCCCGCCGAGCCCCCGGCGTACGAGCCCGACAACGGGGACGTGTTCGTCCAGTTGTACTCGTCCGGCACGACGGGCCTGCCCAAGGGCGTCATGCTGACGCACGACAACTTCCTCGCGGCGCTCGCGGTGACCAACGACGTGTGGAACATCGACGAGACGTCCGTCCTGATGATCGCGATGCCGATGTACCACGTGGCGGGCAACGTGCTCACCGTCTCCGCCGTCTACAACGGCCTCACCGGGGTCGTCACCCGCGAACCCGACCCGACCGCGATCGCGCGGGGGATCGAGCGGCACCGCGTCACCCACATCTTCCTCGTCCCGGTGCTGCTGCAGTTCATGCCGCTGATCCCCGAGGTCACCGCCGCCGACATGTCCAGCCTGCGGCTCATGCTGTACGGCGCGTCCCCGATCAGCGAGGACGTCCTGCGCACCGCCATGGCGATGCTGCCGACGACCGAGTTCCGGCAGGTGTACGGCCTCACGGAGGTCACCGGCGCGATCACCTCGCTGCCCCCCGAGGACCACGACCCGGACGGCCCGAACGCCCACCGGCTGCGCAGCGCCGGCCTGCCGAACGACACCACCGAGCTCAGGATCGTGGACCCGGCCACCGGGGAGGAGCTGCCGACCGGCCGGGTGGGCGAGATCATCTGCCGGACGCCGCAGAACATGAAGGGCTACTGGGGCATGCCGGACGCGACCGCGAGCGCGCTGTCCGAGGACAACTGGTTCCGGACCGGCGACGCCGGCTACCTCGACGAGGACGGCTACCTCTACATCCACGACCGCGTCAAAGACATGATCATCTCCGGTGGGGAGAACATCTACCCCGCCGAGGTGGAGAACGTCCTCATGGGCCACCCGGCCGTCAGCGACTGCGCGGTCATCGGCGTCCCCGACGAGCGCTGGGGCGAGACCCCGAAGGCCATCGTCGTGGCGTCCGAGGACGCCTCCGACCAGGACATCATCGACTACTGCCGCGAGCGGCTCGCCCACTTCAAGTGCCCCACCTCGGTCGAGCGCCGCGACGCCATCCCCCGCAACCCCACCGGCAAGATCCTCAAACGCGACCTCCGCGCCCCCTACTGGCAGGACACAGACCGCGGAGTGCACTGA
- a CDS encoding endonuclease/exonuclease/phosphatase family protein produces the protein MRSPRALIPLLSVCAAAAVVTAAATGASIEGLPGGGGPAHADGAAPRPAAVTINAVSWNVCGDTGCPTGTAPAKTTKEIVQRMRATEVGGRTVRPNAALLQEVCEGQIRSFKTSLPKWSWAFAPGDGACAAGQGRAGVAIGTDAPLTAHRQARLPAPSGVTRIALCGEVPSWATRVCVTQLSENESTQWRRKEAGALTTLAGTDRVLVGGDLADAPESPALDPLYTAYDECDQSGSSRTGANTRQSWQGTALDKTDYLFIGKSAAAVSCSVPATPAKTSDHRPLSAVVRYQ, from the coding sequence GTGCGATCCCCCCGCGCCCTGATTCCCCTGCTCTCGGTCTGTGCGGCCGCCGCGGTCGTGACCGCGGCCGCCACCGGTGCCAGCATCGAGGGCCTGCCGGGCGGCGGAGGCCCCGCCCACGCCGACGGGGCCGCGCCACGCCCCGCCGCGGTGACGATCAACGCGGTGAGCTGGAACGTCTGCGGGGACACCGGCTGCCCCACCGGCACCGCGCCCGCCAAGACCACCAAGGAGATCGTCCAGCGGATGCGCGCGACCGAGGTCGGCGGCCGCACGGTGCGCCCGAACGCCGCCCTCCTCCAGGAGGTCTGCGAGGGCCAGATCCGCTCCTTCAAGACGTCCCTGCCCAAGTGGAGCTGGGCGTTCGCGCCCGGCGACGGGGCCTGCGCGGCCGGGCAGGGCCGCGCGGGCGTCGCCATCGGCACCGACGCCCCGCTCACCGCGCACCGGCAGGCCAGGCTGCCCGCCCCCTCCGGCGTCACCCGGATCGCCCTGTGCGGCGAGGTCCCGTCCTGGGCGACCCGCGTCTGCGTCACCCAGCTCAGCGAGAACGAGAGCACCCAGTGGCGCCGCAAGGAGGCCGGGGCCCTCACCACCCTCGCGGGCACGGACCGCGTCCTCGTCGGCGGCGACCTCGCCGACGCCCCGGAGAGCCCGGCCCTCGACCCCCTCTACACCGCCTACGACGAGTGCGACCAGTCCGGCTCGTCCCGGACCGGCGCGAACACCCGGCAGAGCTGGCAGGGCACCGCCCTCGACAAGACCGACTACCTGTTCATCGGCAAGTCGGCCGCCGCCGTCTCCTGCAGCGTCCCCGCGACCCCGGCCAAGACCTCCGACCACCGCCCCCTATCCGCAGTAGTCCGATACCAGTAG
- the tuf gene encoding elongation factor Tu, with the protein MAKQLYERDKPHLNIGTMGHVDHGKTTLTAAITKVLADRGLASPVPFERIDRAPEERDRGITINVAHVEYATTTRHYAHVDMPGHADYVKNMISGAAQVDGAVLVVSAQDGAMPQTREHVVLARQVGVGHIVVALNKADMVEDTELLDLVELEVRDLLTEYGFPGEEVPIVRVSGLRALEGDPYWTARIVDLLDAIDAYVPVPRRVLDSPFLMPVESVLTITGRGTVVTGVVAQGAIRLGDAVEVVGLGETFGSVATGLETFGQTMDHAEAGDNTAMLLRGVKRDQVRRGQVVSAPGAIRPHLRFRARVRVLTADEGGRSRPFLHGYRPQFHFRTTDVVGGVDLGEGGMALPGDSVDMAVELGKPVAMTEGLGFAVREGGRTVGAGTVTALLD; encoded by the coding sequence ATGGCCAAGCAGCTGTACGAGCGCGACAAGCCGCATCTGAACATCGGCACGATGGGGCACGTCGACCACGGCAAGACGACGCTGACCGCGGCGATCACCAAGGTGCTCGCCGACCGCGGGCTGGCGTCCCCGGTGCCGTTCGAGCGCATCGACCGCGCGCCCGAGGAGCGCGACCGAGGCATCACGATCAACGTCGCGCACGTCGAGTACGCGACCACGACACGGCACTACGCCCACGTCGACATGCCGGGCCACGCCGACTACGTGAAGAACATGATCTCCGGTGCCGCCCAGGTGGACGGGGCCGTGCTGGTCGTGTCCGCCCAGGACGGCGCCATGCCGCAGACGCGCGAGCACGTCGTGCTGGCGCGGCAGGTCGGCGTCGGGCACATCGTGGTGGCGCTGAACAAGGCCGACATGGTCGAGGACACCGAGCTCCTCGACCTCGTCGAGCTGGAGGTCAGGGACCTGCTCACCGAGTACGGGTTCCCCGGCGAGGAGGTCCCGATCGTGCGCGTGTCCGGCCTGCGGGCGCTGGAGGGCGACCCGTACTGGACGGCCCGGATCGTCGACCTGCTCGACGCGATCGACGCCTACGTCCCCGTGCCGCGCAGGGTGCTCGACAGCCCGTTCCTGATGCCGGTCGAGAGCGTCCTCACGATCACCGGGCGCGGCACCGTCGTGACCGGGGTCGTGGCCCAGGGCGCGATACGGCTCGGGGACGCCGTCGAGGTCGTCGGGCTCGGCGAGACTTTCGGCTCCGTCGCGACGGGGCTGGAGACGTTCGGGCAGACGATGGACCACGCCGAGGCGGGCGACAACACCGCCATGCTGCTGCGCGGCGTCAAGCGGGACCAGGTGCGGCGCGGCCAGGTGGTCAGCGCGCCGGGCGCGATCCGGCCGCACCTGCGGTTCCGGGCCCGGGTCCGGGTGCTGACCGCCGACGAGGGCGGGCGGAGCAGGCCGTTCCTCCACGGCTACCGGCCGCAGTTCCACTTCCGCACCACGGACGTGGTCGGCGGCGTCGACCTCGGCGAGGGCGGCATGGCGCTGCCCGGCGACTCGGTCGACATGGCCGTCGAGCTGGGCAAGCCGGTCGCGATGACCGAGGGGCTCGGCTTCGCCGTCCGCGAGGGCGGCCGGACGGTCGGCGCGGGCACCGTCACCGCGCTGCTCGACTAG
- a CDS encoding RNA polymerase sigma factor yields the protein MPTTSRSSPSRRPEPADDEPTDASLIAASRTEPERFAGLFHRHATEIMRYVTRRLGRDAAEDVVAETFLVAFDRRHRYDPARPDARPWLYGIATNLIRRHRRAEVRADRAPLHGPDATPSSC from the coding sequence ATGCCGACAACGAGCCGTTCCTCGCCGTCCCGGCGGCCCGAGCCCGCCGACGACGAGCCCACCGACGCGTCCCTGATCGCCGCTTCCCGGACCGAGCCCGAGAGGTTCGCGGGCCTGTTCCACCGGCACGCCACGGAGATCATGCGGTACGTGACGCGGCGCCTGGGCCGGGACGCGGCCGAGGACGTCGTGGCAGAGACCTTCCTCGTCGCCTTCGACCGCCGTCACCGCTACGACCCGGCGCGCCCCGACGCCCGCCCCTGGCTCTACGGAATCGCGACCAACCTGATCCGCCGCCACCGCCGTGCCGAGGTGCGGGCCGACCGGGCCCCGCTCCACGGCCCTGACGCGACCCCGTCCAGCTGCTGA
- a CDS encoding MFS transporter: MIGRNAGLPLHLTSATMLRVSAEGVATALVLTVQARTGHAATAGYLQTAMTLPYVLSGPVIGNALDRVARPRRGAVALAACYAASTGLLLVLAGRSPLALALVVAAVIGCTEPIVVALTSLLPRFVPAGRLSRAYGLEASSYNLAGIAGPGLAAGLAAVAGGQYAGTAVVAVGVLGLLTLPFLPFPGPSASADAAAPGAAAAAVEAAADTGAVGGRAAAIETETGPEARPPMAGALSVITGGLVVLAQGRVLRALTVATTLAWMGFGGVAVTAVLLAGHIGASPSAGGRLLVAMAVGSLIGSLASSRWLTPRHAEPVMIAGLVAFGASLAALAAAPSMPWATAAFVAAGIAEGPVFAATLMLRQRESPPDRLGQVNTTGGSLKIGASAVGAALTAASADAIGPVGLVLAIAGFQFAGALFGYLLLRAPAREGRAGVVEDGS; encoded by the coding sequence GTGATCGGCAGGAACGCGGGGCTGCCCCTCCATCTCACGTCGGCGACGATGCTGCGCGTTTCGGCCGAGGGCGTCGCGACCGCGCTGGTCCTGACCGTCCAGGCGCGGACGGGCCACGCCGCCACCGCCGGGTACCTGCAGACCGCGATGACGCTGCCGTACGTGCTGAGCGGGCCCGTGATCGGCAACGCGCTGGACCGGGTGGCGCGCCCCCGCCGCGGCGCCGTCGCCCTCGCCGCCTGCTACGCCGCCTCGACCGGGCTGCTGCTGGTCCTCGCGGGACGCTCGCCGCTCGCCCTGGCGCTGGTCGTCGCCGCCGTGATCGGCTGCACCGAGCCCATCGTCGTCGCGCTGACCAGCCTGCTGCCCCGGTTCGTCCCGGCCGGCCGGCTCTCGCGCGCCTACGGCCTGGAGGCCTCCAGCTACAACCTCGCCGGGATCGCCGGCCCCGGCCTCGCCGCCGGCCTCGCCGCCGTGGCCGGCGGCCAGTACGCCGGGACCGCCGTGGTCGCGGTCGGCGTCCTCGGCCTCCTGACCCTTCCGTTCCTGCCCTTCCCCGGCCCGTCCGCGAGCGCGGACGCCGCCGCGCCGGGTGCGGCGGCGGCGGCGGTGGAGGCCGCGGCCGACACGGGCGCGGTCGGCGGTCGGGCGGCGGCCATCGAGACCGAGACGGGCCCCGAGGCGCGCCCGCCCATGGCGGGGGCGCTCTCGGTGATCACGGGCGGGCTGGTCGTGCTGGCCCAGGGCCGGGTGCTGCGGGCCCTGACCGTCGCGACGACGCTCGCGTGGATGGGCTTCGGCGGCGTCGCCGTCACGGCGGTGCTGCTCGCCGGGCACATCGGCGCGTCGCCCAGCGCGGGCGGACGGCTGCTCGTGGCCATGGCCGTCGGCTCGCTGATCGGCTCCCTGGCGTCCAGCCGGTGGCTGACGCCCAGGCACGCCGAACCCGTCATGATCGCCGGACTCGTCGCGTTCGGGGCCTCGCTCGCCGCCCTCGCCGCCGCGCCGTCCATGCCGTGGGCGACGGCGGCGTTCGTCGCCGCGGGAATCGCGGAGGGACCCGTCTTCGCGGCCACGCTCATGCTGCGCCAGCGCGAGTCGCCCCCTGACCGGCTCGGGCAGGTCAACACCACGGGCGGCAGCCTCAAGATCGGAGCGTCCGCGGTCGGCGCCGCGCTGACCGCCGCGTCCGCCGACGCGATCGGCCCGGTCGGCCTGGTCCTCGCGATCGCCGGATTCCAGTTCGCGGGCGCCCTGTTCGGCTACCTCCTCCTGCGCGCACCGGCACGTGAGGGCCGCGCCGGCGTCGTCGAGGACGGTTCCTGA
- a CDS encoding arginine deiminase, with product MTAAKTAHEHRVTSEVGRLRTVLLHRPGAELKRLTPRNSDKLLFDAIPWAGRAQEEHDAFAEALRSRGVEVLYVTELLQDALEYEAAREQAIAGAIVDLRLGDQLRRVVEDHLRGLDPENLAHTLIAGLAHEELKAGHGLVYRLMDEQDFIVDPLPGLLFTRDNSTWIGDRVAVTSLAMEARRRESALTGLVYAHHPRFAGVEPVYTPSLEHLEGGDVLLLRPGVIAVGTGERTTPAGVERLARQVIGAGLAHTVLAVPIAQERATMHLDTVCTMVDVDTVVMYPPVAHSLTAYTVTLDEGHLRVAEPRPFLQAAADAMGLDRLKVIDTGLDPVTAEREQWDDGNNTLAVAPRLCVAYERNIETNAQLEASGIEVIRISGSELGTGRGGPRCMSCPILREEI from the coding sequence GTGACGGCAGCGAAGACAGCGCACGAGCACCGGGTCACCAGCGAGGTCGGGCGGCTGCGGACGGTGCTGCTGCACCGTCCCGGCGCGGAGCTCAAGCGGCTGACCCCGCGCAACAGCGACAAGCTCCTGTTCGACGCGATCCCGTGGGCGGGCCGGGCCCAGGAGGAGCACGACGCGTTCGCCGAGGCGCTGCGGTCGCGCGGCGTCGAGGTCCTGTACGTGACCGAGCTGCTGCAGGACGCCCTGGAGTACGAGGCCGCGCGCGAGCAGGCGATCGCCGGCGCCATCGTCGATCTGCGCCTCGGGGACCAGCTCCGCCGCGTGGTCGAGGACCACCTGCGCGGGCTCGACCCGGAGAACCTCGCGCACACGCTGATCGCGGGGCTCGCGCACGAGGAGCTGAAGGCCGGGCACGGCCTCGTCTACCGGCTGATGGACGAGCAGGACTTCATCGTCGATCCGCTGCCGGGCCTGCTGTTCACCCGCGACAACAGCACCTGGATCGGCGACCGCGTGGCGGTGACGAGCCTCGCGATGGAGGCGCGGCGGCGCGAGTCGGCCCTCACGGGGCTGGTCTACGCGCACCATCCGCGGTTCGCCGGGGTGGAGCCGGTCTACACCCCGTCCCTGGAGCATCTGGAGGGCGGCGACGTCCTGCTGCTGCGCCCGGGCGTGATCGCCGTGGGCACCGGCGAGCGGACGACGCCGGCGGGTGTCGAGCGCCTGGCACGCCAGGTGATCGGGGCCGGGCTGGCGCACACGGTGCTGGCCGTGCCGATCGCGCAGGAGCGCGCCACCATGCACCTCGACACCGTCTGCACGATGGTCGACGTCGACACCGTCGTGATGTACCCGCCGGTGGCGCACTCGCTGACCGCCTACACGGTGACGCTGGACGAGGGCCACCTGCGCGTCGCCGAACCGCGCCCGTTCCTCCAGGCCGCCGCCGACGCGATGGGCCTGGACCGCCTCAAGGTGATCGACACCGGGCTCGACCCGGTCACCGCCGAGCGCGAGCAGTGGGACGACGGGAACAACACCCTCGCCGTGGCCCCGCGCCTGTGCGTCGCCTACGAGCGCAACATCGAGACCAACGCGCAGCTGGAGGCGTCCGGGATCGAGGTCATCCGGATCAGCGGGAGCGAGCTCGGGACGGGGCGCGGCGGTCCGCGCTGCATGTCGTGCCCGATCCTCCGCGAGGAGATCTGA
- a CDS encoding ATP-binding protein translates to MRASSVVLLPHAPSSVAVARRRLSSELADSGVYDSVVDDASVIVSELLSNALRHARPLPSGQVKVCWLCRGDLLELEVSDGGAMTEPRRGPGTLSSLGGRGLGIVEALSEGWGVRHEDGTTTVWAILRTPRSSGDDRMAAPAGAHAVVPDLSAFPDLLDEPGEDLCNGTRSEVAPSRAYPA, encoded by the coding sequence GTGAGGGCGTCGAGCGTCGTACTGCTGCCACACGCACCGTCCAGCGTCGCGGTCGCCCGCAGGCGCCTCAGTTCGGAGCTGGCCGACTCGGGCGTCTACGACTCGGTCGTCGACGACGCCAGCGTCATCGTGAGCGAGCTGCTCAGCAACGCCCTGCGGCACGCGCGGCCACTGCCGTCCGGCCAGGTGAAGGTCTGCTGGCTGTGCCGCGGTGACCTCCTCGAACTGGAGGTCAGCGACGGCGGCGCCATGACCGAGCCGCGCCGCGGCCCGGGCACTCTGTCCTCGCTCGGCGGGCGCGGGCTCGGCATCGTCGAGGCCCTGTCCGAGGGCTGGGGCGTGCGCCACGAGGACGGCACCACGACGGTCTGGGCCATCCTGCGGACGCCCAGGTCGTCCGGCGACGACCGGATGGCCGCCCCTGCCGGTGCGCACGCCGTCGTCCCGGATCTGTCCGCCTTTCCCGACCTGCTGGACGAGCCGGGCGAAGACCTCTGCAACGGAACCAGGAGTGAAGTGGCTCCAAGCCGGGCATATCCGGCATAG
- a CDS encoding sensor histidine kinase, translating into MTDVYQHVHDPIARAVIESAADAIVAVDQRHRVTVWNPAAERMFGWSAGEMLGRVPPIVPDELKAEHNAVQERLLTRRGGEGESDGGQISIATRRFHRGGRLIDVRIDTSLLKDPNGTLLGWVGVYHPVEDDEIVQNRMTERARLVRRLNDIVADLGAELDLAVVLDRITAALIELTGADAGGFVKIEGERLRLVSMSGLPERMRGRCAELRPSLVGELLRSGKTVKLATGERRLGDLIWSELPGLHTIALGLSYLQNRPYGALYALFSGRKVGHTELELLELLAGHAGVAVGNAVAYAEVVRQRAHERAVIDSSADGIAVLDHDLVVRHWNNAAQTLTGIPPQDAIGRPLPFDMPALGEMLTFRLESGTWLNVLAAEIEETGELVVDFRDVSEAKALEEAKDLFLATTSHELRTPITVVQGFASTLVNRWDELPDADRRAAVATIAERAQSLARLVEHLLLGSRAGADELAVTIEPFDLVRVLEGVVGGFRSLSPLHRVELEIDPDLPPCDGDAMATDIVLGQLLENAFKYSPDGGTVRVRARREGAGIVVTVSDEGIGIPIGDHERIFERFVQGDAGDRRRFGGIGLGLYIVKRLTEAQGGTISAHPARRETSHIETPQTANSGSIDPENPEEERTARLLSVTERRGPAGGARAGEGTCMRLVLRSAG; encoded by the coding sequence ATGACAGACGTGTATCAGCACGTGCACGATCCGATCGCGCGGGCCGTCATCGAGAGCGCCGCGGACGCGATCGTAGCCGTGGACCAGCGGCACCGGGTCACCGTCTGGAATCCGGCGGCCGAGCGCATGTTCGGCTGGAGCGCCGGGGAGATGCTCGGCCGGGTCCCGCCGATCGTCCCCGACGAGCTGAAGGCCGAGCACAACGCCGTCCAGGAGCGGCTGCTCACCCGGCGGGGCGGCGAGGGCGAGAGCGACGGCGGGCAGATCTCGATCGCCACCCGCCGCTTCCACCGCGGCGGCCGGCTCATCGACGTGCGCATCGACACCAGCCTGCTGAAGGACCCGAACGGCACGCTGCTCGGCTGGGTCGGGGTGTACCACCCGGTCGAGGACGACGAGATCGTCCAGAACCGGATGACCGAGCGGGCGCGGCTGGTCCGGCGGCTGAACGACATCGTCGCCGACCTCGGCGCCGAGCTCGACCTCGCCGTCGTGCTCGACCGGATCACCGCCGCGCTCATCGAGCTGACCGGCGCCGACGCCGGCGGCTTCGTCAAGATCGAGGGCGAGCGGCTGCGGCTGGTCAGCATGTCGGGGCTGCCGGAGCGGATGCGCGGCCGGTGCGCCGAGCTGCGGCCGAGCCTGGTCGGGGAGCTGCTGCGGTCGGGCAAGACCGTGAAGCTCGCGACGGGCGAGCGGCGCCTCGGCGACCTGATCTGGTCGGAGCTGCCCGGCCTGCACACGATCGCCCTCGGCCTGTCGTACCTGCAGAACCGGCCGTACGGCGCGCTGTACGCGCTGTTCTCCGGACGCAAGGTCGGGCACACCGAGCTCGAACTGCTGGAGCTGCTCGCCGGGCACGCCGGGGTCGCGGTCGGCAACGCCGTCGCCTACGCGGAGGTCGTCCGGCAGCGGGCGCACGAGCGCGCCGTCATCGACTCCAGCGCCGACGGCATCGCGGTGCTGGACCACGACCTGGTCGTCCGGCACTGGAACAACGCCGCGCAGACCCTCACCGGCATCCCGCCGCAGGACGCGATCGGGCGCCCGCTGCCGTTCGACATGCCCGCGCTCGGCGAGATGCTCACCTTCCGCCTGGAGTCGGGGACCTGGCTGAACGTGCTGGCCGCCGAGATCGAGGAGACCGGCGAGCTGGTCGTCGACTTCCGCGACGTCTCGGAGGCCAAGGCGCTGGAGGAGGCCAAGGACCTGTTCCTCGCCACGACCAGCCATGAGCTGCGGACGCCGATCACGGTCGTGCAGGGGTTCGCGTCCACGCTGGTCAACCGGTGGGACGAGCTGCCCGACGCCGACCGCCGCGCCGCCGTCGCGACCATCGCCGAGCGCGCCCAGTCGCTCGCGCGGCTCGTCGAGCACCTGTTGCTCGGTTCCCGCGCCGGGGCCGACGAGCTGGCGGTGACGATCGAGCCGTTCGACCTCGTCCGCGTCCTGGAGGGCGTGGTCGGCGGGTTCCGCTCGCTGTCGCCGCTGCACCGGGTGGAGCTGGAGATCGATCCGGACCTGCCGCCGTGCGACGGGGACGCGATGGCCACCGACATCGTCCTCGGGCAGCTGCTGGAGAACGCGTTCAAGTACTCCCCGGACGGCGGGACCGTGCGGGTGCGGGCCCGCCGCGAGGGCGCGGGCATCGTCGTCACGGTCTCCGACGAGGGCATCGGCATCCCGATCGGCGACCACGAGCGCATCTTCGAGCGGTTCGTCCAGGGGGACGCGGGGGACCGCCGCAGGTTCGGCGGCATCGGGCTCGGCCTCTACATCGTCAAACGGCTGACGGAGGCGCAGGGCGGCACGATCTCCGCGCACCCGGCACGGCGTGAGACATCTCACATCGAAACCCCCCAAACAGCCAACAGTGGGTCTATAGACCCCGAAAACCCCGAAGAGGAACGGACCGCTCGGCTACTCTCCGTCACCGAGAGGCGCGGTCCCGCAGGTGGCGCCCGGGCGGGCGAGGGGACGTGCATGCGCCTGGTGTTGCGTTCCGCGGGATGA